The proteins below come from a single Triticum aestivum cultivar Chinese Spring chromosome 5D, IWGSC CS RefSeq v2.1, whole genome shotgun sequence genomic window:
- the LOC123119614 gene encoding uncharacterized protein produces MVWSWYYVDSEGARLKGSIRFCSSLYANGILDEGYKFNMSVEEAAELAWRAFITQYSVTELVVVVFLVGLTDQFLSGRKAFSVRLDLKKQSKIWLSFLLTWLVTSISLIL; encoded by the exons AT GGTCTGGTCTTGGTACTATGTTGATAGCGAGGGTGCAAGGCTCAAGGGAAGCATCCGGTTCTGTAGTTCTTTGTATGCTAATGGTATCTTGGATGAGGG TTACAAATTCAACATGTCAGTTGAGGAAGCTGCTGAGTTAGCATGGCGGGCTTTTATCACACAATATTCTGTGACAGAGCTAGTGGTGGTTGTGTTCCTGGTG GGCTTGACAGACCAGTTTTTATCCGGAAGAAAGGCCTTTAGTGTGCGTTTGGATCTGAAGAAACAAAGCAAGATATGGTTGTCATTCCTCCTAACTTGGCTAGTTACTAGTATCTCCTTGATCCTTTGA